The following coding sequences lie in one Metallumcola ferriviriculae genomic window:
- a CDS encoding 4Fe-4S dicluster domain-containing protein codes for MKKIYAREEHCIGCRLCEIHCSAAHSKYPDDLVKAFKKAEVLPVPRVKVEEDIPLSFALQCRHCEEPHCLTACITGAMYRDEKTGAILNDPERCVGCWTCIVVCPYGAIFRDEGVGKVVAKCDLCLEQGEPACVANCPNAALVLKEKGGE; via the coding sequence ATGAAAAAGATTTATGCTCGGGAGGAACACTGTATCGGTTGTCGTCTCTGCGAAATCCACTGTTCGGCGGCACATAGCAAATATCCCGATGATTTGGTAAAAGCTTTTAAGAAAGCGGAAGTACTTCCCGTTCCCCGGGTAAAGGTAGAGGAGGATATCCCCTTGTCCTTCGCCCTGCAGTGTCGGCATTGTGAAGAACCGCACTGTTTGACAGCATGTATAACCGGTGCTATGTACAGGGATGAGAAAACAGGGGCTATCTTAAATGACCCGGAACGCTGTGTCGGGTGTTGGACATGTATCGTGGTTTGTCCCTATGGTGCAATTTTCCGGGATGAAGGTGTCGGTAAAGTGGTAGCAAAATGTGATTTGTGTCTAGAGCAGGGCGAACCTGCCTGCGTGGCAAATTGTCCTAACGCTGCCCTGGTACTAAAAGAGAAAGGTGGGGAATAA
- the cas5c gene encoding type I-C CRISPR-associated protein Cas5c: MRNQVEFEVYGAYALFTDPVTKMGGEKLSYQVPTYQALKGITESLYWKPTILWIIDGVRIMNPIKMEAKGIRPIEYKGGNTLANYTYLKNVRYQVRAHFIFNPHRPDLAYDRNEHKHHNIAIRCVNAGGRRDVFLGTRECPAYVEPCEFGKGEGYYDQYGSIHLGTMVHGLNYPDETGVNMLETRLWNPVLEDGYIHFIRPDECELIRPISELTPKSFLKENVQSVEDLEKEMAKGRRT; this comes from the coding sequence GTGCGAAATCAAGTTGAATTTGAGGTATATGGTGCTTATGCGTTATTTACTGATCCTGTAACAAAGATGGGAGGAGAGAAACTATCTTATCAAGTTCCCACATACCAAGCACTTAAGGGTATTACTGAATCGCTTTACTGGAAACCGACGATTCTTTGGATCATTGATGGGGTTAGAATAATGAATCCAATTAAAATGGAGGCAAAGGGAATCCGTCCAATTGAGTACAAAGGTGGAAATACATTAGCTAACTATACTTATTTGAAAAATGTGCGGTATCAGGTACGTGCCCATTTTATATTCAATCCTCATCGTCCTGATCTAGCTTATGACCGAAACGAGCATAAACATCATAACATTGCAATACGATGCGTGAATGCAGGTGGAAGAAGAGATGTTTTTTTAGGAACTCGAGAGTGCCCGGCCTATGTCGAACCATGTGAATTTGGCAAAGGGGAGGGTTATTACGATCAGTATGGCTCAATTCACTTAGGGACAATGGTACATGGGTTAAATTACCCCGATGAAACTGGGGTCAATATGCTAGAGACAAGATTATGGAATCCAGTGTTGGAAGATGGGTATATTCACTTTATCCGACCGGATGAGTGTGAATTAATTCGACCTATTTCTGAGCTAACACCAAAATCCTTCCTAAAAGAAAACGTGCAATCTGTGGAAGATTTGGAAAAAGAAATGGCGAAAGGAAGGAGGACCTAG
- a CDS encoding NAD(P)/FAD-dependent oxidoreductase: MRYCIIGNSAAAVGAIEGIRLLDRENPITVISDEPYHTYSRPLISYFLAGTKEEEGMIYRPKDFYRKNNVEVLLGKKAVSLDTVAGEVVLADGQKIAYDKLLLATGGKPFIPPVKGLSAINEGIFTFIKLDDAKELQQHAGAGKTAVIIGAGLIGLKAAEGLIKLGVDVTVVDLAPHVLSSILDEKAAQLVQRHLVGKGLKFHFGVTADAITENDGKKIVALADGTEITADMVIMAVGVVPNHGLAKDSDIEINRGIVTDNHMETSIKGIYAAGDVAENYDLLAGENRVIPILPNAYQQGNTAGINMTGNEVVYPGGFAKNAIGFFGLAMTTAGLVKDKDAEEYVNAADDSYVKLLVKDHKLVGFIRINAVDRSGILTGLMIDRVDVSGMLESLLSVEPGLIVLPADTRHSRLEGGAVTWR, encoded by the coding sequence GTGCGCTATTGTATTATTGGCAATTCTGCCGCAGCAGTTGGTGCCATAGAGGGTATCAGACTGCTAGACCGGGAAAACCCGATTACGGTAATCTCCGATGAACCATATCACACTTATTCCCGACCGTTAATCTCATATTTTTTGGCTGGTACGAAGGAAGAAGAGGGAATGATTTACCGGCCGAAGGATTTTTATCGGAAAAATAATGTCGAAGTGCTATTGGGGAAAAAAGCGGTATCTTTGGATACTGTCGCCGGTGAGGTGGTCTTGGCTGACGGGCAGAAGATAGCTTACGATAAGCTGCTATTAGCCACGGGTGGTAAGCCCTTTATCCCTCCCGTCAAAGGGTTATCCGCTATAAATGAAGGAATATTTACATTTATTAAGCTGGACGATGCCAAAGAGCTGCAGCAGCATGCCGGCGCCGGCAAAACGGCAGTCATTATCGGCGCAGGACTAATCGGGCTGAAGGCAGCTGAAGGGCTGATTAAGTTAGGGGTAGATGTAACGGTAGTGGATTTGGCACCGCATGTTCTGAGCAGCATTCTGGATGAAAAAGCTGCTCAGCTGGTTCAAAGGCATCTAGTGGGTAAAGGCCTAAAGTTTCACTTTGGCGTCACAGCGGACGCCATAACGGAAAATGATGGGAAAAAGATAGTTGCTTTGGCCGATGGTACTGAGATTACTGCAGATATGGTTATTATGGCAGTGGGCGTAGTTCCCAATCATGGCCTGGCCAAAGACAGCGATATCGAGATTAACCGGGGCATTGTCACCGACAATCATATGGAGACATCTATCAAAGGCATTTACGCGGCCGGAGATGTGGCGGAGAATTATGATCTGCTTGCCGGCGAAAACCGGGTGATCCCCATTTTGCCCAACGCTTATCAACAGGGTAACACAGCGGGGATAAATATGACCGGCAATGAGGTAGTTTACCCCGGCGGATTTGCCAAAAATGCCATCGGCTTTTTTGGTTTGGCCATGACTACTGCGGGCCTGGTAAAGGACAAAGACGCCGAAGAATATGTCAATGCTGCTGATGACAGTTATGTTAAGCTGCTGGTTAAAGACCATAAATTAGTCGGCTTTATCCGCATTAACGCCGTGGACAGAAGCGGTATTCTTACCGGTTTGATGATAGACCGGGTTGATGTCAGCGGAATGTTGGAAAGCCTACTAAGCGTTGAACCGGGGTTGATAGTATTACCTGCAGATACCCGTCATTCCCGACTTGAGGGAGGTGCGGTAACATGGCGGTAA
- a CDS encoding glutamate synthase-related protein has translation MRQSMSTPEFLIERNQDRCIKCKVCVRQCANEAHVYDEELDKVQAVDQQCVACHRCVTLCPTNAISIKQFPMDFRANANWTPDAIKSIYKQADSGGILLTGMGNDKPYPIYWDHMLLNASQVTNPSIDPLREPMEVKTFVGRKADKLDFKDGQLETKLSPQIDIELPVMFSAMSFGSISLNAIKSLAAAAKEMGTVFNTGEGGLHKDLYQYGDNAIVQVASGRFGVHPEYLNAGTAVEIKIGQGAKPGIGGHLPGEKVGREVSETRMIPEGSDALSPAPHHDIYSIEDLRQLIYSLKEAVRYEKPVGVKIAAVHNVAAIASGIARAGADFITIDGFRGGTGATPLRTRNNVGIPIELALAAVDSRLRAESIRHQVSLLVAGSVRNSADVMKAIALGADAVYIGSAALISLGCHMCQKCYTGKCNWGIATQNPQLVKRLNPEIGAERAANLLRAWKHEIKEMLGGMGINAIESLRGNRLMLRGVGLSDRDLNILGIKAAGE, from the coding sequence ATGAGGCAATCAATGAGTACCCCAGAATTTTTAATTGAACGAAACCAAGACAGATGTATTAAATGTAAAGTATGTGTCCGGCAATGTGCTAACGAAGCTCACGTCTATGATGAAGAGTTGGATAAAGTGCAGGCGGTGGACCAGCAGTGCGTGGCTTGTCACCGCTGTGTGACCCTTTGTCCCACAAATGCTATTTCCATCAAGCAGTTTCCGATGGATTTCAGGGCCAATGCCAATTGGACTCCGGATGCTATTAAATCTATTTATAAGCAGGCTGACAGCGGCGGTATTTTATTAACCGGTATGGGTAATGACAAGCCATACCCCATTTACTGGGACCATATGCTGTTAAACGCTAGTCAGGTTACTAACCCATCCATTGACCCTTTGCGGGAACCAATGGAGGTTAAGACTTTTGTCGGGCGGAAGGCAGATAAACTTGACTTTAAGGATGGGCAGTTGGAAACAAAACTTAGCCCTCAAATAGATATTGAATTACCGGTGATGTTTTCGGCCATGTCTTTTGGCTCCATCAGCCTAAATGCCATTAAATCGCTGGCGGCTGCCGCTAAAGAAATGGGCACGGTATTTAATACCGGTGAAGGTGGGCTGCATAAGGATTTGTATCAATACGGGGATAATGCCATTGTCCAGGTTGCGTCCGGGCGTTTCGGCGTTCATCCCGAATATCTCAATGCCGGAACGGCGGTGGAAATTAAAATCGGTCAGGGAGCCAAGCCGGGCATCGGTGGTCACCTGCCTGGAGAAAAGGTTGGTCGAGAGGTTTCCGAGACCAGGATGATACCTGAAGGAAGTGACGCCCTGTCGCCGGCACCGCATCATGATATTTATTCCATTGAAGACCTGAGGCAGTTGATTTATTCGTTGAAAGAGGCAGTGCGCTATGAAAAGCCGGTAGGTGTTAAGATTGCTGCTGTGCATAATGTGGCGGCCATTGCCTCGGGAATTGCCCGAGCCGGTGCAGATTTTATCACCATTGACGGCTTCCGGGGCGGTACCGGAGCAACCCCGCTTAGAACCAGGAATAACGTAGGTATACCCATCGAGCTGGCCTTAGCGGCGGTGGACAGCCGCTTGCGGGCAGAGAGTATTCGCCATCAGGTATCCTTATTGGTAGCCGGTAGTGTTCGCAACAGTGCTGATGTGATGAAGGCAATTGCCTTGGGTGCAGATGCGGTCTACATCGGTTCCGCGGCATTAATTTCTCTGGGCTGCCATATGTGCCAAAAGTGTTATACCGGGAAATGTAACTGGGGTATTGCGACGCAGAATCCCCAGCTGGTAAAAAGACTTAACCCGGAAATTGGTGCCGAGAGAGCAGCCAACCTGCTGCGGGCATGGAAACATGAGATTAAGGAAATGTTGGGCGGTATGGGTATTAACGCCATAGAAAGTCTTCGCGGTAATCGACTGATGCTGCGGGGAGTGGGGTTATCCGATCGTGATTTAAATATCTTAGGCATTAAGGCTGCCGGTGAATAG
- the cas3 gene encoding CRISPR-associated helicase Cas3' — protein MEYIAHIRNEDGHIQSVEEHLMSVSKLSARYGKKIGVERLAYIAGLLHDSGKLSTQFRDYILEAVNNPNHPPKKGSVDHSTAGGKILFEYFHHHGQNVPMQIIAEILGNVILSHHMGLQDFLSPDTTSTYMRRVKEKEINDIDRVKDNFFQLIAPLKSLTDDLQNSKNELTDVLTRNNKRSQSKNPYLTMTFLTKYIFSCLIDADRTDSRCFEEDINVPESRNNNDLFNLFYQRLTEHLNSLNNDVNINAIDRLREQMSEECDKFADRPSGIYTLSIPTGGGKTLSSLRYALKHAAKFSKDRIIYVVPYTSIIEQNAAEVREILKEDEHILEHHSNVIKEDEDKDAKIPYQKRKTHQLTKDNWEVPIIFTTMVQFLNTFYSKGTRDIRRFHNLANTVIIFDEVQAVPVKCISMFNEALNYLRNVCNSSILLCTATQPALEFVEDSIDGIDGEIVPNLDKVTDHFKRVEIVDRTRHGGWNTEELSYFVLDVLNESSSVLVILNTKTVVKKLFNQLSKNEDTVVYHLSTSMCAAHRTAILAKVKSTLQSGAKVICISTQLIEAGVNISFDCVIRSLAGLDSIAQAAGRCNRHGEHEQRNVYVVNHKEENLNYLKTIKAGAEITERMLIDKQNGNISKDLLSAEVMNLYFKNYYTELENELGFHVPSLKENLYNLLAGSETYKQHYKNKTGEHFPLQLYTSMKTVGDHFQVIDQQATSIIVPYKGGADIIAELNGDVDLKKMSSILKKSQQYVVNVFKYELQELSNSGDLIPLLDGRILALRENAYDLNYGISVGEEGKMAPHIL, from the coding sequence ATGGAGTATATTGCCCATATACGTAATGAAGATGGTCATATTCAGTCGGTTGAAGAGCATTTAATGAGTGTAAGTAAATTATCTGCTCGGTATGGTAAAAAAATAGGAGTAGAACGGTTAGCATATATTGCAGGTTTGTTACATGACTCAGGTAAATTGAGCACTCAATTTCGGGACTATATTTTAGAAGCAGTTAACAACCCAAATCATCCACCTAAAAAAGGAAGTGTAGACCACTCGACCGCAGGTGGAAAAATATTATTCGAGTATTTCCATCACCATGGTCAAAATGTGCCCATGCAGATTATTGCTGAAATATTAGGTAACGTTATATTATCTCACCATATGGGCCTACAAGATTTTCTATCTCCAGATACAACCTCTACCTATATGCGACGAGTAAAAGAGAAAGAAATTAATGACATTGACAGAGTTAAAGACAATTTCTTTCAATTGATAGCTCCTTTAAAATCCCTTACAGACGACCTTCAGAATAGTAAGAACGAATTAACAGACGTTCTAACGCGAAACAATAAGCGATCTCAATCAAAAAATCCATACCTCACGATGACATTTTTAACTAAATATATTTTCAGCTGTTTAATCGATGCGGATAGGACAGATTCAAGGTGTTTTGAAGAGGATATTAATGTTCCTGAATCGCGAAATAACAATGATTTATTTAATTTATTCTATCAAAGACTAACAGAACATTTAAACTCATTAAATAATGATGTTAACATTAATGCAATTGACCGTCTTCGAGAGCAAATGTCTGAGGAGTGTGATAAATTCGCTGACCGTCCATCTGGTATTTACACATTATCGATTCCTACTGGTGGCGGAAAAACGCTATCAAGTTTACGATATGCACTAAAGCATGCAGCCAAATTTAGTAAGGACAGAATCATTTATGTGGTTCCCTATACTTCAATTATTGAACAGAATGCAGCTGAGGTTAGAGAAATTTTAAAAGAAGATGAGCATATTCTTGAGCACCATTCAAATGTAATTAAAGAAGATGAAGATAAAGATGCCAAAATACCATATCAGAAGAGAAAGACACATCAGTTAACAAAGGACAACTGGGAAGTACCTATTATCTTCACAACAATGGTCCAATTTCTAAATACTTTCTATTCAAAAGGTACAAGAGATATTCGTCGATTTCATAATCTGGCAAATACGGTCATTATTTTTGATGAAGTGCAAGCAGTTCCTGTTAAATGTATATCCATGTTTAATGAAGCATTGAACTATCTAAGGAATGTTTGCAATTCAAGTATTCTATTATGTACGGCGACTCAGCCTGCCCTTGAATTTGTTGAGGATAGTATTGATGGTATCGACGGAGAAATTGTTCCGAATCTTGATAAGGTAACAGATCATTTTAAGCGAGTAGAAATTGTGGACCGGACAAGACATGGCGGCTGGAATACAGAGGAGTTATCATATTTTGTTTTAGATGTCCTTAATGAATCATCTAGTGTATTAGTTATCCTAAATACAAAGACAGTGGTAAAAAAGTTGTTCAACCAACTAAGTAAGAACGAGGATACAGTAGTATACCATTTGAGTACGTCGATGTGTGCAGCACATCGGACAGCGATATTGGCAAAAGTCAAGAGCACCTTGCAAAGTGGTGCGAAAGTAATTTGTATCAGTACGCAATTAATCGAAGCAGGAGTTAATATTAGCTTTGATTGTGTGATTAGGTCTTTAGCTGGATTGGATTCAATTGCCCAGGCGGCAGGCAGGTGTAATCGCCATGGTGAACATGAACAACGGAACGTCTATGTAGTTAATCATAAAGAAGAAAACCTTAATTATTTAAAGACTATCAAAGCTGGGGCAGAAATTACAGAGCGGATGTTGATAGATAAGCAAAACGGGAATATTTCCAAGGACCTATTATCGGCTGAAGTAATGAATCTGTACTTCAAAAATTATTATACGGAATTGGAAAATGAGCTAGGTTTTCATGTGCCATCGTTGAAAGAAAATCTATACAATTTACTTGCAGGAAGTGAAACATACAAACAGCATTATAAAAACAAGACGGGCGAACATTTTCCTTTGCAACTCTATACAAGTATGAAAACAGTTGGCGATCATTTTCAAGTCATTGACCAGCAAGCAACGTCAATTATAGTTCCCTATAAAGGTGGAGCAGATATCATAGCAGAACTAAATGGGGATGTTGATTTAAAGAAGATGTCATCCATATTGAAAAAGTCACAACAATACGTTGTTAACGTATTTAAATACGAGCTTCAAGAGCTTAGTAATTCAGGAGACTTAATCCCCTTATTGGATGGAAGAATACTGGCCTTAAGGGAAAATGCGTATGATTTAAATTATGGCATTTCAGTTGGGGAAGAAGGGAAAATGGCCCCACACATTTTATAG
- the cas8c gene encoding type I-C CRISPR-associated protein Cas8c/Csd1, whose amino-acid sequence MGWMYDLFQTYEENIDQVGKVVRTRSNREYTLLPIAHTTQNAQIEITVDEQGNFYQAKVIDKDDATTVIPCTEGSFGRAGSAVRPHPLHDKLVYVAGDFEKYGGKIKKEDSPYDDYLEKLHEWSESAFSNDRVKAIYQYVQKGTIVEDLVAVSILTLDKNNKLISKWSKEATEEYGDKPELFKVINDTQDKVFIRFNTHKPGEINNIKIWQDGKVYDSFIGFYKDKLQENDLCYVTGERKPRTVMHSSGLRRAGDKAKLISSNDTTGFTYRGRFAKGNDVTCVSYDVSQKAHNALKWLILKQGKTVDGRVFLVWGSQKTSIPSPQDDAVSFFNELGISLAKKTNESNTHEMFAEEINRAIDGYKNDLPYKSEVTIMILDAATPGRLSIMYYRHIDKEEYLNRIQNWHQTCSWLHRYRKDENKKQILFYGAPATKDIAYAAYGFKASDKVIKGTMERMLPCVVDGQKIPLDIIRSAFHRASNPVSMERWEWEKTLSITCALLNKHYEKEGYDVSLDVTNKNRDYLFGRLLAVADVLERRALSTNEGRASNALRYMNAFARHPARTWQVIQANLQPYQAKLGNQVIYYNRLIDEIASNINIDDFSNKSLSGIYLLGFYSQRHELYRSKKENQDKITQTKEEE is encoded by the coding sequence ATGGGCTGGATGTATGATTTATTTCAGACATATGAAGAAAACATCGATCAAGTAGGCAAGGTGGTAAGAACTAGAAGTAACCGGGAGTATACATTGTTGCCAATTGCCCATACAACACAAAATGCTCAAATTGAAATTACTGTCGATGAACAGGGAAATTTTTATCAAGCCAAAGTGATAGATAAAGATGATGCTACTACAGTTATCCCTTGTACGGAAGGATCTTTTGGGAGAGCTGGCTCAGCAGTTCGACCACATCCCTTGCATGATAAATTAGTTTATGTGGCAGGAGATTTTGAAAAGTATGGAGGAAAGATAAAAAAAGAGGATTCGCCTTATGATGACTATTTAGAGAAATTGCATGAATGGAGTGAATCTGCTTTTTCCAATGATAGGGTAAAAGCAATCTATCAATACGTTCAGAAGGGGACTATTGTTGAAGATCTTGTTGCGGTTTCTATTCTCACATTAGATAAAAACAATAAATTGATTTCTAAATGGTCGAAAGAAGCTACCGAAGAGTATGGCGATAAACCAGAACTTTTTAAAGTAATCAATGATACACAGGACAAAGTTTTTATTCGCTTCAACACACATAAACCTGGAGAAATCAATAATATAAAGATTTGGCAGGATGGTAAGGTATATGATTCTTTTATCGGATTCTATAAAGATAAATTACAAGAAAACGATCTATGCTATGTAACGGGAGAAAGAAAGCCAAGAACAGTTATGCATTCAAGTGGCTTGAGGCGAGCTGGTGATAAGGCTAAGCTTATATCTTCTAATGATACCACAGGGTTTACTTATCGAGGTCGTTTTGCTAAAGGTAATGATGTAACATGTGTTAGCTACGATGTTTCACAAAAAGCCCATAACGCTTTGAAATGGTTGATATTAAAGCAAGGAAAAACCGTTGATGGGAGAGTTTTTCTCGTATGGGGAAGTCAAAAAACGAGTATTCCTTCACCACAAGACGATGCAGTTTCTTTTTTCAATGAACTAGGGATAAGTCTTGCTAAAAAAACAAACGAGAGCAATACTCACGAAATGTTTGCAGAAGAGATTAATAGAGCAATTGATGGGTATAAGAATGATCTGCCCTATAAATCCGAAGTGACAATCATGATTCTTGATGCAGCAACTCCTGGGCGATTATCAATCATGTATTATCGACACATAGATAAAGAGGAATATTTAAATCGTATTCAGAACTGGCATCAAACTTGCTCGTGGTTACATCGTTACAGAAAAGATGAAAACAAAAAGCAAATTTTGTTTTATGGAGCACCGGCGACTAAAGATATCGCGTATGCTGCTTATGGATTTAAAGCTAGTGACAAAGTAATTAAAGGGACGATGGAAAGGATGCTTCCTTGTGTGGTGGATGGCCAGAAAATCCCACTAGATATTATTAGAAGTGCATTCCACCGAGCTTCTAATCCGGTTTCGATGGAAAGATGGGAGTGGGAAAAAACACTAAGCATTACGTGTGCTTTATTAAATAAGCATTATGAAAAGGAGGGGTATGACGTGTCTTTAGACGTGACAAATAAGAACAGAGATTATTTATTTGGCCGCTTATTAGCAGTTGCTGATGTTCTCGAAAGAAGGGCATTATCAACAAATGAAGGACGGGCATCAAATGCGTTACGGTATATGAACGCTTTTGCCAGACATCCTGCTAGAACATGGCAGGTTATTCAGGCAAATTTGCAACCCTATCAAGCTAAACTTGGTAATCAGGTAATTTATTACAATCGTTTAATAGATGAAATTGCTTCTAATATAAATATCGACGATTTTAGTAATAAATCATTAAGCGGAATCTACTTATTAGGATTCTATAGTCAGCGACATGAATTATATAGAAGCAAAAAAGAAAATCAGGATAAAATTACGCAAACAAAAGAGGAGGAATAA
- a CDS encoding class II glutamine amidotransferase yields MFMEGDVRIPSGCAISGIINRKRRSFSGTKIIDSIAVMHDRSNGLGGGFAAYGIYPEYKNHYAFHMFFDSLQAKEEVERFFNSHFAVDLSGRIPTRKVCGIGRGPILWRYFMTPLEDKLRDAELSADEYVAQCVMKINSCYKGAFVASSGKNMGAFKAVGFPEDVGEYYRLDEYSGYIWTAHGRFPTNTPGWWGGAHPFTLLDWSVVHNGEISSYDANRRYLEMFDYQCTLQTDTEAITYTFDLLLRKHGLPLDLAVKTVAAPFWESIDRMDEQEKRVVKALRTTYSSLLINGPFSIILGSKNGFMALNDRLKLRSLVAAEDKEELYVASEEAAIRAVCANPEKVWSPQGGEPIIGLLEGVESL; encoded by the coding sequence GTGTTTATGGAAGGAGACGTGCGTATTCCGTCAGGATGCGCTATCAGTGGGATTATCAACCGGAAGCGCAGGAGTTTCTCCGGTACCAAGATCATTGACTCAATTGCGGTGATGCATGACCGTTCCAACGGCTTAGGCGGTGGTTTTGCAGCATACGGCATCTACCCAGAATATAAGAATCATTATGCTTTTCATATGTTCTTTGATTCGCTGCAGGCCAAAGAAGAAGTGGAACGCTTTTTCAACAGTCATTTTGCAGTGGATTTATCCGGTCGGATACCTACCCGGAAAGTCTGCGGCATTGGCAGGGGACCGATATTATGGCGCTATTTCATGACGCCATTAGAGGACAAATTACGTGATGCTGAGCTTTCAGCGGACGAATATGTGGCCCAATGCGTCATGAAGATTAACAGCTGTTATAAGGGGGCGTTTGTGGCCTCCAGCGGTAAGAATATGGGGGCATTTAAGGCTGTGGGATTTCCTGAGGATGTGGGTGAATATTACCGTTTAGATGAGTATAGCGGCTATATTTGGACGGCCCACGGCCGTTTTCCTACTAATACACCGGGCTGGTGGGGCGGGGCTCACCCGTTTACTTTGCTTGATTGGTCGGTGGTGCATAATGGTGAAATTTCATCCTATGATGCTAATAGGAGATATCTGGAGATGTTTGACTACCAATGTACTTTGCAGACCGATACCGAAGCAATTACCTACACCTTTGATTTGTTATTAAGGAAACACGGACTACCGTTAGACCTAGCTGTAAAAACAGTGGCTGCGCCATTTTGGGAGAGTATCGACCGGATGGACGAGCAAGAGAAGCGTGTTGTCAAAGCGCTTAGGACAACCTACAGCAGTCTTTTAATCAATGGGCCGTTTTCCATAATACTCGGTTCTAAGAATGGTTTTATGGCGTTAAATGACAGGTTAAAACTGCGGTCGCTGGTGGCAGCAGAAGATAAAGAAGAACTTTATGTCGCCAGCGAAGAGGCCGCCATTCGCGCTGTTTGTGCTAACCCCGAAAAAGTATGGTCACCTCAAGGCGGCGAACCGATAATTGGCTTATTGGAAGGGGTGGAAAGCTTATGA
- the glnA gene encoding type I glutamate--ammonia ligase produces MKPEVKQEILKKAKDLDVQFIRLQFTDIFGVMKNVAITRDQLEKALDGELMFDGSSIEGFVRIEESDMYLKPDPDTFAVFPWRPQEGAVARLICDIYNPDGTPFSGCPRNTLKKVIAEAKEMGYTMNVGPEAEFFLFHTDQNGKPTLETHDKAGYFDLTPVDQGENARRDMVLTLQQLGFEIEASHHEVAPGQHEIDFKYDDALTTADNILTFKYVVRTLAQRHGLHATFMAKPIMGINGSGMHCNQSLFKDGKNAFYDPNGELELSEDAHYYIGGLVKHARAMAAITNPTINSYKRLVPGYEAPVYVAWSARNRSPLIRIPARRGVGTRVEMRNPDPSTNPYLAIAVMLKAGLDGIKNKIEAPKPVNQNIYEMNAAQRAEVGIDSLPGSLEEALVELKGNTIIQSALGEHIYRRFVDAKQLEWDKYRIQVTNWELENYLTMF; encoded by the coding sequence ATGAAACCGGAAGTTAAACAAGAGATTTTGAAAAAAGCAAAGGATTTGGATGTTCAATTTATTCGGCTGCAATTTACAGATATTTTTGGTGTGATGAAAAATGTCGCTATTACTCGTGACCAGTTGGAAAAAGCCCTGGACGGGGAGCTAATGTTTGATGGTTCTTCTATTGAAGGTTTTGTGCGTATTGAAGAATCAGATATGTATTTGAAGCCCGACCCCGATACTTTCGCTGTATTTCCCTGGCGACCCCAAGAAGGCGCTGTGGCAAGATTAATCTGCGATATTTACAATCCTGACGGCACTCCATTTAGCGGCTGCCCGCGTAACACCTTAAAAAAGGTAATTGCTGAAGCAAAGGAAATGGGGTATACCATGAACGTCGGTCCCGAGGCTGAATTTTTTCTCTTCCATACCGACCAAAATGGAAAACCCACCTTGGAGACTCATGACAAAGCCGGTTATTTTGACTTAACTCCAGTGGATCAGGGTGAAAACGCCCGCAGAGATATGGTGCTTACCCTGCAGCAGCTTGGGTTTGAAATAGAGGCATCACATCATGAAGTGGCCCCCGGTCAGCATGAAATTGACTTCAAATATGACGATGCTTTGACCACTGCGGATAATATACTGACTTTTAAATACGTGGTAAGAACCTTGGCTCAGCGTCACGGACTGCATGCTACCTTTATGGCAAAACCCATCATGGGAATTAATGGTTCCGGTATGCACTGCAACCAGTCGCTATTTAAAGACGGTAAAAATGCTTTTTACGACCCCAATGGAGAATTGGAGTTAAGTGAAGACGCTCATTACTACATTGGCGGTTTGGTAAAACATGCCCGGGCAATGGCTGCTATTACCAATCCCACAATAAACTCCTATAAGCGTTTGGTGCCCGGTTACGAGGCCCCTGTATACGTGGCATGGTCTGCCCGTAACCGCAGCCCGCTGATTCGTATTCCTGCTAGACGTGGAGTGGGGACTAGGGTAGAAATGAGAAACCCTGACCCGTCAACTAACCCTTACTTGGCTATTGCAGTAATGCTTAAGGCCGGTTTGGACGGAATCAAGAATAAGATAGAAGCGCCAAAACCAGTAAACCAGAATATCTACGAAATGAACGCCGCCCAGCGGGCAGAAGTAGGGATTGATAGTTTACCGGGCAGTTTAGAAGAAGCTTTAGTCGAATTGAAAGGTAATACAATAATTCAGAGCGCATTGGGAGAACACATCTATCGGCGCTTTGTAGATGCAAAACAATTGGAATGGGATAAGTATAGAATTCAGGTAACTAATTGGGAATTAGAAAATTATTTGACCATGTTTTAA